In the genome of Candidatus Binataceae bacterium, one region contains:
- a CDS encoding glycosyltransferase family 87 protein produces MLVYLIAAVGQLIHSHNLIFESGLCVGGDFVDFYAASLAALGGHPAAVYDVHLQHIQMAKVMGGRDFGVLVFSYPPTFLLMVLPLSLLPFVASWVAFETVTLGGYFAVLRRIAPNPLGCWLAITFPGVIINFMCGQNGFLTTALIGGGLVCLERRPILAGFLFGLMAYKPHLAVLIPLALLASRHWRALIATGVSGALFSAVSLAAFGPATWRAFFSNFAITQKLVLDRGGIHFNTLQSIFGAVMMWGGSLSAGYAAQVIYALIAASAVIWVWKGERPFAVKAASLSAGCLMVSPYLLQYDLVLLALPVAWLAMEGFEKGFLPYEKAVLVISWLLPRISLPTALMARIPLAPIVIIVLLAAILRRAVHRESVAEQPRALHLARLEASA; encoded by the coding sequence TTGCTGGTCTATCTGATCGCGGCGGTAGGGCAGCTGATACATTCTCACAACCTGATATTCGAAAGCGGGTTGTGCGTCGGAGGCGACTTCGTCGATTTTTACGCCGCGTCCCTCGCGGCGCTTGGGGGCCATCCTGCGGCCGTCTATGACGTTCATCTTCAGCACATCCAGATGGCCAAGGTCATGGGAGGCAGGGATTTCGGCGTGCTGGTGTTCTCCTATCCGCCGACGTTCCTCCTGATGGTTCTGCCGCTATCGCTGTTGCCGTTCGTGGCATCGTGGGTGGCCTTCGAGACCGTCACGCTCGGCGGATATTTTGCGGTTCTCCGCCGGATCGCGCCGAACCCGCTCGGTTGCTGGCTTGCGATCACCTTCCCGGGCGTAATCATCAACTTCATGTGCGGACAAAATGGATTTCTGACGACCGCACTTATTGGCGGCGGCCTGGTGTGCCTCGAACGAAGGCCGATCCTTGCCGGGTTCCTGTTCGGCCTGATGGCTTACAAGCCGCACCTGGCCGTTCTGATACCGCTGGCATTGCTTGCGTCTCGCCACTGGCGTGCGCTGATAGCGACCGGGGTAAGCGGCGCCTTGTTCTCGGCGGTTTCGCTGGCCGCGTTTGGACCGGCGACGTGGCGCGCATTCTTCAGCAACTTCGCGATTACGCAAAAGCTCGTTCTCGACCGGGGCGGAATCCATTTCAACACCCTGCAGAGCATTTTCGGCGCGGTCATGATGTGGGGTGGCAGCCTGAGCGCGGGTTACGCGGCCCAGGTCATCTACGCGCTAATCGCGGCGTCCGCAGTGATTTGGGTCTGGAAAGGCGAGCGCCCGTTTGCGGTCAAGGCCGCGAGCCTCTCCGCGGGCTGCCTGATGGTTTCGCCCTACCTGCTGCAATACGACCTGGTGCTGCTCGCGCTGCCCGTCGCATGGCTCGCGATGGAGGGATTCGAAAAGGGCTTCCTGCCCTATGAGAAGGCAGTGCTCGTGATCTCCTGGCTCCTGCCTCGGATCTCGCTGCCCACGGCTTTGATGGCGAGAATTCCGCTCGCACCGATCGTGATCATCGTATTGCTGGCGGCAATTCTCCGCCGCGCAGTCCATCGCGAGTCCGTCGCAGAGCAGCCTCGTGCGCTCCATCTCGCGCGGTTAGAGGCTTCGGCCTGA
- a CDS encoding FAD-dependent monooxygenase, with the protein MDETKTLNAVIIGGSMAGLCAGLVLRAAGCAVEIFEKSPREMEERGAGLVVQDEVLDFVTKYCGAIPDELGVRSRARQLIALDGGVIWSEASPQLMTSWDSLYRNLKRAFPEAHYHHAARLASIRQDSEDPGRAYAGLEDGRELACDLLVCADGANSTARRLLLPDVAARYAGYVAWRGMVPEREVADWANDLLAERFTFFHARHTQMLCYFVPGPAGETAAGERRVNWVWYWNVPEGDELRATLTDRSGLIHDYSVPQGAVEPALRRRQGEIASRVLPEIFQRLFAATAQPFIQPIYDLAAPRMAFGRVCLLGDAAFVPRPHPAASTYKGVANAVALGQSLGAHGRDVAAALRLWEPSQIELGENLARIGQEQGNRSQFSASEGPIVIQSLARAMRARTPL; encoded by the coding sequence GTGGACGAAACGAAGACGCTCAACGCCGTAATAATCGGCGGCTCGATGGCCGGCCTATGCGCGGGCCTGGTGCTGCGCGCGGCCGGATGCGCGGTCGAGATTTTCGAAAAATCGCCGCGCGAAATGGAGGAGCGCGGCGCGGGCCTGGTGGTCCAGGATGAGGTGCTCGACTTCGTCACGAAGTATTGCGGCGCGATTCCCGACGAGCTTGGCGTGCGCTCGCGGGCGCGGCAGCTTATCGCGCTCGACGGCGGCGTCATCTGGAGCGAGGCGAGCCCGCAGTTGATGACGTCGTGGGATTCGCTCTATCGCAATCTCAAGCGCGCCTTTCCCGAAGCGCACTATCATCATGCGGCGCGGCTCGCGTCGATCCGGCAGGATTCGGAGGATCCGGGCCGCGCATACGCTGGCCTCGAAGACGGCCGCGAGCTTGCCTGCGATCTTCTCGTTTGCGCCGACGGCGCAAACTCGACCGCCCGCCGGCTGCTGCTGCCCGACGTAGCCGCGCGCTACGCCGGCTATGTTGCGTGGCGCGGGATGGTGCCCGAGCGCGAGGTGGCCGATTGGGCGAACGATCTGCTGGCCGAGAGGTTCACGTTTTTTCATGCGCGGCATACCCAGATGCTGTGTTATTTCGTTCCGGGACCCGCGGGCGAAACCGCTGCGGGCGAGCGCCGGGTCAATTGGGTCTGGTATTGGAACGTGCCCGAGGGCGATGAGCTTCGCGCAACGCTTACCGATCGAAGCGGGCTCATCCATGACTATTCCGTGCCGCAGGGAGCGGTCGAGCCGGCGCTGAGGCGCCGCCAGGGTGAGATCGCGAGCCGCGTTCTGCCGGAAATTTTTCAGCGCCTGTTCGCCGCTACCGCGCAGCCCTTCATCCAGCCGATTTACGATCTGGCGGCGCCGCGGATGGCCTTCGGGCGCGTCTGTCTGCTTGGCGACGCCGCCTTCGTTCCGCGGCCGCACCCGGCGGCCAGCACCTACAAGGGGGTCGCCAACGCCGTGGCGCTTGGCCAAAGCCTCGGCGCTCACGGACGCGACGTCGCCGCGGCTCTCCGCCTATGGGAGCCGTCGCAAATCGAACTGGGCGAGAATCTGGCGCGGATCGGCCAGGAGCAGGGAAATCGCTCCCAGTTCAGCGCTTCCGAGGGGCCGATCGTGATACAATCTCTTGCGCGAGCAATGCGAGCGCGGACGCCGTTATGA
- a CDS encoding DUF3047 domain-containing protein, producing MDSLEQFESALRPIVAEAERDAIAQCWIVRLAANRPPWTPSGIELSAGDRVSVFSAGRASIAAAPEIWVGSHCALWMRVGIAGEIFRTPGRSYTFTAQSGGELYLCNLFPGDWADRHGALATDPRAYDRIAGTIAVLVVRWKAGPQAGLERLAAGASAGAAIMRAEAERLKHPALTPAGWHYMWSIGDSGVFDSGRGVRGEPIIRCRVNDDATILQRPVHLKFNDSVRLRWSWKIDALPASEREDAVPTHDYLSIAVEFDNGQDLTYMWSAAMTPERSFRCPIPRWSKRETHMVVRSGKERLGERVSEERGVWDDYRRAIGTQPANIVAVWLIAVSVFTHTDSYCEFSDIELAADNQTIPLIAPPG from the coding sequence ATGGATAGTCTCGAGCAGTTCGAGAGCGCCCTCCGGCCGATCGTCGCCGAGGCCGAACGCGACGCTATCGCGCAATGCTGGATAGTGAGGCTCGCGGCCAATCGGCCGCCGTGGACGCCGAGCGGAATCGAGTTGTCCGCCGGCGATCGCGTGAGTGTGTTTTCCGCGGGGCGCGCCAGTATCGCCGCGGCGCCCGAAATCTGGGTCGGCTCCCATTGTGCGCTCTGGATGCGAGTCGGGATCGCGGGAGAGATCTTCCGCACTCCCGGCCGCTCGTACACTTTCACCGCTCAGAGCGGCGGCGAACTCTACCTGTGCAATCTCTTCCCCGGCGATTGGGCTGATCGCCACGGGGCGCTCGCGACTGATCCGCGCGCTTACGATCGCATCGCGGGAACGATCGCGGTCCTGGTCGTGCGGTGGAAAGCCGGGCCGCAAGCCGGGCTGGAGCGGCTCGCGGCTGGCGCCTCTGCCGGTGCGGCTATCATGCGCGCGGAGGCTGAGCGGCTGAAGCATCCGGCTCTGACGCCCGCGGGATGGCACTATATGTGGTCGATCGGCGACTCCGGCGTCTTCGATTCCGGGCGCGGCGTGCGGGGCGAGCCGATCATCCGATGCCGTGTCAACGACGATGCGACGATTCTGCAGCGCCCCGTGCATCTGAAGTTCAACGACTCCGTTAGGCTTCGGTGGTCGTGGAAAATTGACGCGCTCCCGGCTTCCGAGCGCGAAGACGCGGTGCCCACGCACGATTACTTGAGCATCGCGGTCGAATTCGACAATGGACAGGACCTCACCTATATGTGGAGCGCCGCGATGACGCCGGAGAGGAGTTTCCGCTGTCCGATTCCGCGCTGGAGCAAGCGCGAGACTCACATGGTCGTGCGTTCGGGCAAGGAGCGGCTCGGCGAAAGGGTCAGCGAGGAGCGCGGCGTATGGGACGACTACCGCCGCGCGATCGGAACCCAGCCCGCAAATATCGTCGCCGTCTGGCTGATTGCCGTCAG
- a CDS encoding LLM class flavin-dependent oxidoreductase, translating to MHVGMAVIFQGAGEGRTDRNVYRNELRLGDLAEPLGFESLWGVEHHFTDYTMCPDVLQMLTYFAGRTRHIQLGSMVVVLPWHNPVRVAEQVIMLDHMSDGRMILGLGRGLGRVEFEGFGVNQEDAREIFVEAAQTILEGLERGYCEFNGKFVHQIRRNLRPRPFKSFRGRTYAAAVSPESCEIMARLGIGILIIPQKPWETVIAELGNYRAVFREVNGTDAPPPIVGGWTYCDENADRAEDLARKYIGGYWHTVAKHYEIIGDHLTKMRGYESYKAMQEMASSPGGMDKMVEFFLGLQVWGTPEQCYDRIVNIQERTGAEAFNGVFSYAGMPYDLAEANLRLFAAEVMPELKKLVPHEDQLIARAGVGAHADSGAFRLPA from the coding sequence ATGCACGTCGGAATGGCGGTGATTTTTCAGGGCGCCGGCGAGGGGCGCACCGATCGCAATGTCTATCGCAACGAGCTGCGCCTGGGCGACCTGGCCGAGCCGCTCGGCTTCGAGTCGCTATGGGGCGTCGAGCATCATTTTACCGACTACACGATGTGCCCCGATGTGCTCCAGATGCTCACCTACTTTGCCGGGCGCACCCGGCACATCCAGCTCGGCTCGATGGTGGTCGTGCTGCCGTGGCACAACCCGGTTCGCGTGGCTGAGCAGGTCATCATGCTCGACCACATGTCCGACGGCCGCATGATTCTCGGGTTAGGCCGCGGGCTGGGCCGGGTCGAGTTCGAAGGCTTCGGCGTCAACCAGGAGGACGCACGCGAAATCTTCGTCGAGGCCGCGCAGACCATTCTCGAAGGTCTCGAGCGCGGCTACTGCGAGTTCAACGGCAAGTTCGTGCATCAGATTAGGCGCAACTTGCGTCCGCGCCCGTTCAAATCGTTCCGCGGCCGAACGTACGCAGCCGCGGTGTCGCCCGAATCCTGCGAGATCATGGCGCGGCTCGGGATCGGTATTTTGATCATCCCGCAAAAACCGTGGGAGACCGTGATCGCCGAGCTCGGCAACTATCGCGCGGTATTTCGCGAGGTCAACGGCACCGACGCGCCGCCGCCGATCGTGGGCGGATGGACCTATTGCGACGAAAACGCGGATCGCGCCGAGGATCTGGCGCGAAAGTACATTGGGGGCTACTGGCATACGGTCGCGAAGCACTACGAGATCATTGGCGACCATCTGACCAAAATGCGCGGCTACGAGTCGTACAAAGCGATGCAGGAGATGGCGAGTTCGCCCGGCGGGATGGACAAGATGGTCGAATTTTTCCTCGGCTTGCAGGTCTGGGGCACGCCCGAGCAGTGTTACGACAGGATCGTCAATATCCAGGAGCGCACCGGCGCCGAAGCCTTCAACGGAGTCTTCAGCTACGCGGGGATGCCTTACGATCTCGCGGAAGCGAACCTGCGGCTGTTCGCGGCCGAGGTGATGCCGGAGCTGAAGAAGCTGGTGCCGCACGAAGACCAGCTGATCGCGCGCGCGGGTGTCGGCGCGCACGCCGACAGCGGCGCGTTTCGATTACCGGCCTGA
- a CDS encoding molybdopterin-dependent oxidoreductase produces MSSSTIRTMCPMNCFPTLCGMLVEVDDGRLVGVRGDPDNPDSRGFLCIRGQASREIISNSRRLLTPLVRERRGGPMHRASWDEALDLIAGRMRAAGREAVGTWAGHGLFANNYGTRVGSHLVRRFSNLYGCQWWNPTMICWGLGAFGLGLTGILETNTKEDMGEHAALIVLWGANLASQPNTARHLVAARRHGAHVITIDVRQTEAAAQSDETLIIRPGTDAALALALMHVIVGERLHDAEFVARNTVGFDALAVHVEKYSPAWAAGVTGIAAERIVAFARRYAATKPAMLVLGGSSMHKGSNGWQGARAIGCLPALTGNLGVPGGGFGPRHGAIVHGQGLNNDMVALDRRAPGRYIPNQMPLLTEALLSGEVRVFLLFGTDMPSSYADAGRLAEGLARTDLVVSYDLFMNDTARRFADVVLPATAWLEELGCKSTNTHLYLMPKVLEAAGETRPVGWLLRELARRLDLADFYPWANDEGPLDSILDHPATGHATVAALRAEGGIRALNISHVAHPDLRIPTPSGKIELYSARAEDLGLPPMPIHEAESAQQYPLRFCQGRAITQFHGFYDHGRALPTLAAADPEPSLWISREDAAGRGVKHGDAIRIYNGRGEMRARAHVTGDVSQGTVWMRDGWIGLNTLTDGAAVLPDDAVDTFGFSGGQASFDTAVEVALA; encoded by the coding sequence GTGAGCAGCAGCACCATCCGCACGATGTGTCCGATGAACTGCTTTCCCACCTTGTGCGGGATGCTGGTCGAGGTTGACGACGGACGACTCGTCGGCGTGCGCGGCGATCCGGACAACCCGGACAGCCGCGGCTTTCTTTGCATTCGCGGCCAGGCCTCGCGCGAGATCATCAGCAATTCGCGTCGCCTGCTCACGCCGCTCGTGCGCGAGCGGCGCGGCGGCCCGATGCACCGCGCTTCGTGGGACGAGGCGCTGGACCTCATCGCCGGGCGGATGCGCGCGGCCGGGCGCGAGGCGGTCGGCACCTGGGCGGGGCACGGACTCTTCGCCAACAATTACGGCACGCGCGTGGGCTCTCATCTGGTGCGCCGCTTCTCGAATCTCTACGGCTGCCAGTGGTGGAACCCGACGATGATCTGTTGGGGTCTCGGCGCCTTCGGCCTGGGCCTTACCGGCATTCTCGAGACCAACACCAAGGAGGACATGGGCGAGCACGCGGCGCTGATCGTGCTGTGGGGCGCGAACCTCGCAAGCCAGCCGAACACCGCGCGGCATCTGGTGGCCGCGCGGCGGCACGGCGCCCACGTCATCACGATCGACGTGCGGCAAACCGAAGCTGCGGCGCAATCGGACGAGACCCTGATAATCCGTCCGGGTACCGACGCCGCTCTCGCGCTTGCCCTGATGCACGTGATCGTCGGCGAGCGGCTGCATGACGCCGAGTTCGTCGCGCGCAATACGGTGGGGTTCGACGCGCTAGCGGTGCACGTCGAAAAATATTCGCCCGCGTGGGCGGCCGGGGTCACCGGTATCGCGGCCGAGCGGATCGTCGCCTTCGCGCGGCGCTATGCAGCGACGAAACCCGCAATGCTCGTGCTCGGCGGCAGCTCGATGCATAAAGGCAGCAACGGATGGCAGGGCGCGCGCGCGATCGGATGTCTTCCCGCGCTCACCGGCAACCTCGGTGTGCCCGGCGGCGGCTTCGGCCCGCGCCACGGCGCCATCGTGCACGGCCAGGGACTGAACAACGACATGGTCGCGCTCGACCGGCGTGCGCCCGGACGCTACATCCCCAACCAGATGCCGCTGCTGACGGAAGCTCTGCTGAGCGGCGAGGTCCGCGTGTTCCTGCTCTTCGGCACCGACATGCCCTCGTCCTACGCCGACGCAGGCCGGCTGGCCGAGGGACTGGCGCGCACCGACCTGGTCGTGAGCTACGACCTGTTCATGAACGACACCGCGCGCCGCTTCGCCGACGTCGTCCTGCCGGCCACCGCATGGCTGGAAGAGCTGGGATGCAAGAGCACCAACACGCATCTATACCTGATGCCGAAGGTTCTGGAGGCCGCCGGTGAGACGCGGCCCGTAGGATGGTTGCTGCGCGAACTCGCGCGCCGGCTCGATCTCGCGGACTTCTACCCGTGGGCGAACGACGAGGGTCCGCTCGACTCGATCCTGGACCATCCCGCAACCGGCCACGCCACGGTCGCAGCGCTTCGCGCCGAGGGCGGCATTCGCGCACTCAACATTTCGCACGTTGCGCATCCGGATCTTCGCATTCCGACGCCGTCGGGAAAAATCGAATTGTACTCCGCCCGCGCGGAGGATCTCGGGCTGCCGCCGATGCCGATCCACGAAGCTGAGAGCGCGCAGCAGTATCCGCTGAGATTCTGCCAGGGACGCGCAATTACTCAGTTCCACGGTTTCTATGACCACGGCCGCGCATTGCCTACGCTGGCCGCCGCCGACCCCGAGCCGTCACTGTGGATCTCGCGCGAAGACGCCGCCGGACGCGGCGTAAAGCACGGCGACGCGATCCGGATTTACAACGGCCGCGGCGAGATGCGGGCGCGCGCGCACGTGACCGGCGACGTATCGCAAGGGACCGTGTGGATGCGCGATGGATGGATCGGGCTCAACACGCTGACCGACGGGGCCGCCGTGCTGCCGGATGACGCCGTTGACACTTTCGGTTTCTCGGGCGGCCAGGCGAGCTTCGACACCGCGGTCGAGGTCGCGCTCGCCTGA
- a CDS encoding glycosyltransferase family 87 protein has protein sequence MTLCVLAIFRAVGFLTLWGRAYHNDFDVFYSAAIAYRHGLNPYTVDLTAIGQRLGFHLGPLRHSTDTPFALLLFLPFSFAAVPSAHTIWIAVNFAAFAAALFLLLAPRFSGLDLRMALVIAAFAVLYAPVTEDFLFSQRQTVILLALVLVMRALQRRREAAAGLLLSLAVAYRAFPILMAGYFVIRRQWRVLIYMGCGLALIGAVTVAMLGLPVCIGYVSGMRFAATAFWQDPANVSLHGFLDRFFFYAGGPAPGAPLRMLHFVSIVSAEIVILALTVWPTYRRRLRPDLDRPTYALWVAASIILSPLSWIHYLVLLLIPFAEIAASGQRHECSSRAAWAALASYLIVSLSRLLRKPVVGAVLWNQGIKFLAEGSILALMLGFFAVLWLATDATGSAASDRLERASLAADSPGLSASQGLAARS, from the coding sequence GTGACGCTCTGCGTCCTGGCGATATTCCGCGCGGTCGGATTCCTGACACTCTGGGGACGCGCTTACCACAACGATTTCGACGTCTTTTATTCGGCGGCGATAGCGTACCGCCATGGTTTAAATCCATATACGGTCGATCTCACGGCGATCGGGCAGCGTCTGGGATTCCATCTCGGACCGCTGCGCCACAGCACCGACACTCCATTCGCGCTGCTCCTCTTCCTCCCGTTTTCGTTTGCCGCGGTGCCAAGCGCCCACACGATTTGGATCGCGGTAAACTTCGCCGCGTTCGCCGCCGCGCTCTTTCTGCTCCTCGCGCCACGATTTAGCGGCCTCGATCTCCGGATGGCGCTGGTAATCGCCGCCTTCGCGGTACTCTATGCGCCGGTTACCGAGGACTTTCTGTTCAGCCAGCGCCAGACGGTGATTCTGCTGGCGCTGGTCCTGGTGATGCGCGCGCTGCAAAGGCGGCGAGAAGCCGCCGCCGGCCTGTTGCTCAGCCTGGCGGTGGCCTACAGGGCGTTCCCGATCCTGATGGCGGGCTATTTTGTCATTCGGCGGCAATGGCGCGTGCTCATTTATATGGGCTGCGGACTGGCTCTGATTGGCGCGGTGACCGTTGCGATGCTGGGATTGCCCGTGTGCATTGGCTACGTGAGCGGCATGCGCTTCGCCGCGACTGCGTTCTGGCAAGATCCGGCGAACGTTTCGCTGCACGGTTTTCTGGATCGCTTCTTCTTCTACGCCGGTGGACCCGCACCCGGCGCTCCTCTTCGGATGCTCCATTTTGTCTCTATAGTGTCCGCCGAGATCGTCATTCTGGCGCTTACCGTCTGGCCGACTTATCGGCGTCGGCTACGGCCGGACTTGGATCGGCCCACCTACGCTTTATGGGTGGCAGCGTCGATCATCCTGTCGCCGCTTTCCTGGATTCACTACTTGGTTCTCCTGCTCATCCCTTTCGCTGAGATAGCCGCCTCCGGGCAAAGACACGAATGCAGTTCAAGGGCGGCTTGGGCGGCGCTGGCGAGTTACCTGATCGTTTCGCTATCGCGCCTGCTGAGAAAACCCGTGGTCGGCGCGGTCCTCTGGAATCAGGGAATAAAATTTCTTGCCGAAGGATCGATCCTGGCTCTGATGCTGGGATTTTTCGCCGTGTTATGGCTGGCGACGGACGCGACTGGCTCGGCGGCGAGCGATCGTCTCGAGCGCGCGTCTTTGGCTGCCGATTCGCCGGGTCTCTCCGCTTCTCAGGGCCTCGCTGCCAGGTCCTGA
- a CDS encoding cytochrome P450 — MEFVDLSNSRSFANGFPHDFFTWLRRNEPVWWHEPTSYTPNNIGFWVVSRYDDVVAVFKDAETYSSELGGTQIYDGKGMGYQLNQTDDPKHRRLRALVNKGFTPRMIGRMEDELRRRTREILDAVPLGETFNFVPAVARELPLQAICMVLGVPQEDRTKIVEIVDLAIGAGDGTVMSPQYLKQLSAYADKIVESKRSNPGDDILSVIVHARLDDGSPQLNNQELRAFFNLLFPAGAETTRGSIAGGLLALIEKPEQLERLRNDPQVMRPAVEEMVRWTSPSVYKRRTTTRDTELHGRRIAKGQKVTVWEMSANRDEDAFEDPFRFDVARDPNNHVGFGLGTHFCLGANLARLEIRVMFEELLARYERFEVAGSVAWTNNNRLVSLTDLPLRVFPKK, encoded by the coding sequence ATGGAATTCGTAGATCTTTCCAATAGCCGATCGTTTGCCAATGGATTTCCGCACGATTTTTTCACCTGGCTTCGCCGCAACGAGCCCGTGTGGTGGCATGAACCGACCAGCTACACGCCTAACAACATCGGATTCTGGGTTGTCAGTCGCTATGACGACGTGGTCGCCGTCTTCAAGGATGCGGAGACCTACTCTTCAGAATTGGGCGGTACGCAGATTTACGACGGCAAAGGTATGGGTTACCAGCTCAACCAGACCGACGATCCCAAGCATCGCCGGCTGCGCGCACTGGTGAACAAGGGCTTCACCCCGCGGATGATCGGACGCATGGAGGACGAGCTGCGCCGGCGCACGCGGGAGATCCTCGACGCCGTGCCGCTAGGTGAGACCTTCAACTTCGTCCCCGCGGTCGCGCGCGAGCTGCCGCTCCAGGCGATCTGTATGGTGCTTGGCGTGCCGCAGGAAGATCGCACGAAGATAGTCGAGATTGTCGATCTCGCGATCGGCGCGGGCGACGGTACCGTCATGTCGCCGCAATACCTCAAGCAGCTGAGCGCGTATGCCGACAAGATAGTTGAGAGCAAACGCTCCAATCCGGGCGACGACATCTTGTCCGTCATCGTTCACGCGCGGCTGGACGACGGATCGCCTCAGCTCAACAACCAGGAGCTGCGCGCCTTCTTCAATCTGCTTTTTCCGGCCGGAGCCGAGACCACCCGCGGTTCGATCGCAGGCGGGCTGCTCGCGCTGATAGAGAAGCCCGAACAGCTCGAGCGGCTGCGCAACGATCCGCAGGTCATGAGGCCCGCGGTCGAAGAGATGGTGCGATGGACCTCGCCGTCGGTGTACAAGCGTCGCACCACGACCCGCGACACCGAGCTGCACGGGCGCCGGATCGCCAAGGGCCAGAAGGTGACGGTCTGGGAGATGTCGGCCAACCGCGACGAGGACGCGTTTGAAGATCCGTTTCGCTTCGACGTCGCACGCGACCCGAACAATCACGTCGGGTTCGGTCTTGGGACGCATTTCTGTCTCGGCGCGAATCTCGCGCGGCTCGAGATCCGCGTCATGTTCGAAGAGCTGCTGGCGCGGTACGAGCGGTTCGAGGTGGCTGGATCGGTGGCCTGGACCAATAACAACCGGCTCGTGAGCCTGACGGATCTGCCGCTGCGCGTGTTTCCGAAGAAATAA